The following coding sequences lie in one Petrotoga sibirica DSM 13575 genomic window:
- the murA gene encoding UDP-N-acetylglucosamine 1-carboxyvinyltransferase, which produces MKSIGLDTSGKMIVKGPQKARGILTVSGSKNAVLPIMGASLLTDDDIELRNVPDLADVRTMIEILESAGKVIERFDDQLIIKSSGTINSEIPYEPVRKMRASFNVYGPLTLRNGYAKVALPGGCSIGARPVDFHLEGLKKLGIESTIEHGFVTSKLNNPNSLINISLPFPSVGATEHVLTTACLLEGVKTTITNCAIEPEVTDLVNFLNKMGAKITGGGTSILKIVGVKKLSGVKYTIIPDRIEAGTYIILGKLIGKELTIKNVSAEHLDSLFSIFENIGSPVDYDEKKREVKVEETSMDTLNSISMETSPFPGFPTDLQPQITTFLSLVPGRSTITESVFKSRFYHIDELNRMGAKIRVEDNTAIIEGVNKLSGAPVEATDLRAAAALLIAGLVAEGETIISNVDHIFRGYENIHEKLEQVGIDLIYEK; this is translated from the coding sequence TTGAAAAGTATTGGTTTAGATACATCTGGAAAAATGATCGTAAAAGGACCTCAAAAGGCAAGAGGCATATTGACTGTTTCTGGTTCGAAAAACGCTGTGCTACCAATTATGGGAGCATCCTTACTCACTGATGATGACATTGAGTTAAGAAATGTCCCTGATTTAGCCGACGTTAGAACAATGATCGAAATACTTGAAAGTGCAGGGAAAGTAATAGAACGTTTTGATGATCAACTTATAATTAAAAGCTCCGGAACTATCAATTCTGAGATTCCATATGAACCCGTAAGAAAAATGAGGGCTTCTTTCAACGTTTATGGTCCATTAACCCTTAGAAATGGTTATGCGAAAGTTGCCCTTCCAGGCGGATGTTCTATCGGTGCAAGGCCTGTGGACTTTCATTTAGAGGGTTTAAAGAAGTTGGGAATAGAAAGTACGATCGAACACGGTTTCGTAACCAGTAAATTGAACAATCCCAATAGCCTAATAAATATATCTTTACCTTTTCCAAGTGTTGGAGCCACAGAACATGTCTTAACCACTGCTTGCTTGTTGGAAGGTGTAAAAACGACTATAACTAATTGTGCCATCGAACCAGAGGTAACAGATTTAGTTAACTTTTTAAACAAAATGGGAGCTAAGATAACGGGTGGGGGAACTTCAATATTGAAAATCGTAGGGGTAAAAAAATTATCAGGTGTAAAATACACTATAATCCCTGACAGAATTGAAGCTGGCACCTATATTATACTAGGTAAACTCATTGGCAAAGAACTAACCATAAAAAATGTATCAGCTGAGCATCTAGATAGTTTATTCTCAATATTTGAAAATATAGGAAGCCCAGTGGATTACGATGAGAAAAAAAGAGAAGTAAAAGTAGAAGAAACTTCTATGGATACATTGAACAGTATCAGCATGGAAACATCCCCTTTCCCAGGATTCCCAACAGATTTACAACCTCAAATCACAACATTTTTATCTTTGGTCCCAGGAAGATCTACAATAACTGAATCTGTATTTAAAAGTAGATTTTATCACATCGATGAGTTGAACAGAATGGGAGCAAAGATCAGGGTAGAAGACAATACAGCAATTATAGAAGGGGTAAACAAACTATCAGGGGCACCTGTAGAGGCCACAGATCTAAGGGCCGCTGCAGCGTTACTTATAGCGGGACTCGTTGCAGAAGGAGAAACAATCATCTCAAACGTGGATCATATTTTCAGAGGATACGAAAACATACACGAAAAATTAGAACAAGTGGGTATAGACTTAATTTACGAAAAATAG